The sequence AACTCTgagcacataatatttaatatgtaaataggtacctacactaaataataattctaaaacatTCTAGACGCATCTTCTTCagctcgtattttatttttataatcctaAGAAAACCACTAACCAGCGTCCAGCCACGCATTCCGTCAACCAGAAATGATTAGGCTTGCAAATCCGGTTAGGACTTCTTCCGTTGAAGTTTAATATCGCACTTCACTGATGTGTACATTAATACGTAATCGTGAACAATTATGCGAAAACAGTTTTATCAAACATTCAAACataaacatgaaaaaatttaaaaagactaGTGACTAGGCATTTTCCCAAAACTGGCTATAACATGGATCGTGGACCATGGTTGTATACTTTATACCACAGTCGAGATCGgggacattatataatatatacgcagttAACACGTTCGCGGTCAGTTAGGTACTGCTAGAGcagtaatttcaatttttttcaattctgaTGTAATGGGTTACATCAGGTAAAAATtcgtagaaataaaaataataaaaaatataaaaccataagtcataagtcataacactCATAGCCAAAATAAATTTCCTAATGGTatttacactatttaaaaatgtacctattcgttaaaatatttatacattaacatCAATAgctacataaatacataatataccagtCTGCTATCAAAACGcgtaaatacatttgtataaccTTTGATGattagtgatttatttattttaattttaataggttaggttaatttTAACACGTTCAGCTCCGATGACGACGCGTAGTCATCCATTCGATGTCGGGCGCTACAAGCCAATGACGACCCGTAGTCGTCATAGGACAATTACTTTTattcgttatttaaaatattttgctggTTGTGATCGATTATTTTACTTAGTATAGCCattcagtattataatttataactattagagCATATTTTAGAACAACAACAAACAGTTGGTTTCAATTTCCcggcatttttatgtttataatttgctTTGTCTTCGAgtgtaatattatcaatatttacgtGGCTGGTAGCGCTCGACTTCTGAAATGTATGTGGACTTGAACGTGTTATAACTTCACCAAGTTAAGTGTCACTATTGGGTGGCTTCTTATGTAAGTAATTCatgttatgtaaatatgtatagcCTCTTATCTCGTATGCTTATTGACTATTGTGCACTGATTTGTATATTCTattgtaaaatagaaaaaataattacataataataatttgtatatttgtttatctAACAAACTATAGGCAattcatattattgatatttttatttttaattaaagtaatacACATAACCCGCGAGCGGTAACAGATCTAATCAGTCTGTCCAAAGGTCATAATATGTTCGAATGTAAACTAACCGAATGGTCATAATATGTTAGAAATGTTCTGTGATCAAGTATTCGAACattgtatttgtaaataatatattttaagattgtatagtataattacaataatgataattttaacggATATTTCCTATTCTCCTATAATAAACCTAATAATCGCTGATTAACATCAAATTTCCTAAATCAAAGCAGCGTTGTTTATTGAATAGACATTTTAGTTTATTCAGCATGTTCTAAATGTGTTGTTAATTCGTTTTATTTACCTACATAATGTAttgtatcaaattaatttaatctaatttaatatgagtggtgaaaatattaaaattatacttagtatTTATGCCTTATGGaggtataattttaagtttaaataatttcatatataaaaaataaaaatgtatttagaaaaactgattggtaaaatatgttttattggaCGTGTAagcttaagtatttatatatgtagctattaatattattaatatttaaaaaaatatatattttaataaaatatgaatttcttTCTTTTAACTTTTACCTTTGgtacaataattacattttactttatatatttaaatagttatgtattttaaacgtAACATAAATGGACGTTGCGAAATACATTCGAGGATGCGTGTCTTCGGGTCAAGgtcgtatatatattacattatttaaaaaaaaaattgaataacacAACATCAAcattcaacaacaacaacaataatatagacatagatataatttataaaaaaaacagtttcaAATACACCGCAAGTATAGTAtctgtgataatataatatatgatacctatattattatattaacaaaatccATTAACCAAATACTCGCATTTCGAGCctcttagtttttttaaatttacataataacactttatataatttttaatttactatttttttctatttatttactaCTACTAATTTTCACTAACTAGctacctataatatgatatagtacctaatattatatgcagATTTCACTTAATTCAACTGTATTCTCCCAGTCGCCTATAATAACGTTTTAATACCTAACGTGTATGCTTTAATTACCTACAAACGATTTAGAGATACACTCAAGAATATTTAACCCGTTCAGTTACTTACCATTTCAGCTGTCTTGTTGTGTATAGTAAATTATCGTGAGTGATCGCAGAACGCGTTGTGGACAATCCACGCGTGCTCGATGACGTCGTGTCACACACTCATGCTGCAGTCCACTCGCCAAACAAGAAACGCGTTATATATGTATGcgtattacagtataatatagtgtgtattagttttttttttttgtttaaatgttgtATGAATTAACGTCTTGTTGTTTTCTTTCAACCCTTGGATTTCCGCCATACAGTATAAATGTTTGACCGATCCTGCTATACTACAGTCTTCAGCATATtatggaaatatatttaatggtgcaccataaagtaatatattataaatagacagcgattgatttaattatacacaGTCCGACGATGTAAACAGTACGTACCACTCATCCGTATCGGGCGAAACTGAAACAACTGTCCAATACGCATacgtatatactcgtaatataatattataataatattatatattaatttatagagtTTGGGTCCAATGTAAACTTATAAGAAACAAGCACGCAATCTACAATGTAATCATAATAACGTACGTCGGATGTCCTCAGCATGAATACATATTGTGAATTTGTGCCTCCGTTTTAATCTTGGCGATGTGCAAtgtatagtactatattatattttcagtcaCCTTTGCACCGACATCCTCACTCCCTCTCAAACACTCTCACACACTATCTCTCATTCACTCGTCAAACGAGATAAACCGGCCGGATCATTGTAATACTATACCTATcccattatagtcattatacagAATGttccataataattttagaaatcaattcgaattttaaaaaatcataacctCTGAGTATGACCTATCAGTCGTCCAATGAACTAGGTGAAATTATAGTTATTCCTTATTCCACCTTTTCCATAAACTCTTGATATTAGACTAACTGATAAAAGGAATCTAAAAAGCCATCTGTTTTATTACACCTACAGAAATGGTAGACAGGGCCAGGGGTTTGGAAAGAGGTTGATTTAATAACAGTAGTTAACTCATTAAGTCATAACCGTCGACGTATAACCAATTCTTATATTTGTGAATAAGAATGTAAAATACTTGACATCCTAAAGTTTTGATTAGTCCTTTCTTCAATTTcgcaagtataataatacttaaataaatatgtcgTTTTGCAACTAAGACATTCTTTATGGaacactctgtatatattataccgtgAGTATTCTCTGCAGTTACTCggcaatatatgtataacatttacGGAGTATATgtctatgtataaataaatatgaactaTGTAACCATATAGGCCAgaggttcccaaccttttttgaTTCACAGCACCCTTagtcattttctaaaaatccggAGGCACCCTTACCCTATGGCCTatagactaaaaatatatttcaaataatttcgcgGCAACCTGGTTGGGAATCTCTCATATAGGCGTATCTAGACTCTAgacagaatataatatgtagatattgtACCAATTTTCAATATACACTTCTAAATACCGATATTTACTGGAACCTGAGTTCCGTAGTTTTGAAAACAAGTATAGatacctatctattttttttttttaaagaacctAATTAGAAATTGGAACGGAAAccgagtaaattataaaaattgtttgtaactTTCCAATCCCTGATTATATTAGtgattatattcttattaattttgtaatacatttatttaaccccataaaatatataagtactgtaaatatttactataatgtatacttttatgaattttttcaatCCATTATActcataatcataaataatcgGAAATCGGATTCAATATTATCAGATTGTCTCactttaacataattatatatagtagccAATCTGAGACTAATGAGTAATGGGTCGCTTTCACTTTCAAACGTTAATTCTATTAGTTGaccataaaataactaaaattagcACTTACCTAAAATTGCGTTCTGCCGTTATTCGTGTTGTTTACTTATTTCCCCAATCGtatgcttattatttatatcgttgTTTGATATAATCAttgattgatatattataaaattaataatataaactaagttATAACCAAATAACTAAATTACTAACTTagaaaatactgtaaaaaaccCACAATAGTACTGTATCTAAATAGCATATCTAAAACGCCGTGTaactatactttttattattcaaataaatacttaataaaaatcatgCATTTCTTATCTAGATAAGAactatattataaccattataacCAATAGCAATGTATTGTTTCACTATTTTaaagtagaaaatattattacattttttcttgaAAAACTACAAGTATTACgtgtaataatatgcaaaaaaaatttctgaaaattaaaaatgtaaatttttttctacaaaaccaacgaaattgtatgtaaaaatatacatcatataataacattattatgcttgtcattatattaaataaattgattacagtatactatttatgattgaaatttaaaacctTTGAAATAAACTTATACTATagagtctaaaaatccatgacttaattacatattatacatatataccaatatattataaatgtaatgagTCATTACTAATGACTAATGACATTACACAATGTAATAAACTAGCAGTGGTGGATTTAACAGTCGTTTAGTCGGCAAATGCCGACAGGGCCCTCTCCTAAATTGTGTCCTGAGGCCCACCTAAATTGAAGACTTGAGGTAATAATCAGACatgtctttttttataattgttcaataaacaaaaaaaaatttagaattttttaaaatatggtagattttaattttagggtACATACAACATATGCACTTACAGAGTTATAGATATAATgcttaacttttaataataatttaaggaaGCAATAAACATTTGTTTAGACATATCGTGTTGTTGTTGCACCATAATGAATTAGTGTTTGGATATAAGTATCTTGTTGATTCGCCGTAATATTAAACATGGTAACTAGACTTGTCCGATTGTTGCACTAAacaatagaaatttttttttctattgaatgATTTTGTCCAAAAAATGGAGATGTCTCGTTGTTGCCCCTAAGTCTTCAATTAAaaagttgattttaaattttgactaaaaaaataaaatgtatattgcaaACTGGaatataatttaccattttttaataataaaataattttaaaagatttattgtCTAATGTATTTCCCCAAATAGAAacgctttaaaaatatttttaacattactcATTAGAAGTGTAATTACTGAAAGAGCTATGAGTGAACtaagaagataaaaaaatatcttcgtTCAACTATAGTTCAAAATCGAACAACTCATTTAGCCTTACTTTCAATGGAGTATGAAGCAGCATAACACATTGATATTATGAATGATTTTATCAACAAGTTTTCCAAGGCTAAAGTTCGTGGAAGTtctcaactataatatttttatttaattgtatgtacctgttgtacctacttattattaattttgtttttgttttaatttaaaaatgtgttactataaattataaaataaatatttgctgTTTTTTATTTCTCACGAGTGAAACGAGCGGTTTTGTAAAATGGAGAAAAGTTTTTTACTGATAATTGTGTACGAAGCTCACTTTATGGATTTACTAACtttatttgaacccttaaatCATCCACTATAAACTAGTATATAAATTTGCAACAAGAGgagaataattcaataattgtattaatagatATAGATGTACAAAGCTTgactataatacgtattacaGAAGTATTATATAAACCATATGGCCATCATCCTTGAAATGCTatgtttcattttcattttgttGGTCTTTTGCATTTGGTTTTCAGGCGTcactacatttatttaattatacatattaccaattattttagatttatgacGTCCAATGGTATAAACTCACAATACGTATGTGATATacgcttatatattttttctggaTAAAATGAATGtttctaatacaatattattcttctctttaaagtaataaattagatttttttctaataattaatgaataatgatttaaacaaaattaaagtgtatttaaattatacatttcagcATACACAGAAAATTCTAACGCTGTACGCCTGCATTATAACGTTCATGCATACTATGCTCTAGATAACCCCTTCCATTTGTGATGGCTAATATGCTCTATACACTGATAACTGTACGTctgtaaacatataatattcttgttatttttatttattatacaacgtTTTTCATTCCCTCTTTTTCTTGTAATACCTTGTCATATCCTCTAGTCATTGACGAAACATATTGCCTACTCCCAccaatgtatatatgtatataataataataatataaccgtgACACAGTCGCTTTGCAATTGATTCGTAACAATGTCGGAAGCAGTGAATCCTGTATTACTACGTTGATAAATGTGTGTCATAATACAGTTGATCGTTTAACTTAGCAGTCGACTGTACTGGAGGGCAAACAATACGCTGCTATATTAGTCGTCGTTTTGCTATTGGATTATTGCCTATGGGCTACcagctttatattattataaatgtgagtacctatatgtatatattatacagtacatttttatagatGTAAGTTAAACTAGTTAAAGACTTATCGTTACATAATGTaggatataataaacattaacttaggtacctatttatactatgaatatagaaatatatatagaaatatcattcgtttatttatttagccTATTTTATAAACTcgaatgtaagtatatatatagtatgtattttaGCTCGTACCCATATGGTACCAGGTACCAAAATATTTGATCAAATTAAAGTCAAACCCTTAAAACGAccctttttaacaaaaatattatagtatcgaTGATATAATGCTCATTTTCATATTGttcatttcaatataatttgtacttaaaaataaataaaatgatttttaatttaagctttAACATTCATATGCCTCACTTAGAAAGGTTagtttcataaataattgtattgtaaaaaaatcataGAAATAAAATCAGTTATATAATCGATagcattttaaacaaaatccatcattataatgataaaaaaaaatgtttaaatttattcatacttactaaaataccaaaataactttttactacatattttggTAAACACGTGATTCATAAATTAGTCTAATgtacatttaaaacttttttttcagaAGTGACatcagttttaaatatatattaagcatAATGACTAATCAAGGTAAGTACTTtccattattgtaataatataaaattattactcaaTATAGTTGTGCATATTAcagttttaatgtattatatacctatacctatttaaaaagaggacaattattttgaattaaacattaacatatttaattgtacatttataagtacttaaactctaaaagtctaaaacaatcaatatttttaactttcttaatttattttgcatagTTAAAAAGTATGTATCTACTACCaataacaaaatcatatttttaatagaatttcaATCATTTAGGCAGTtttaaaattccatttcttatcattaatattatgcattatgtacaatgtacatatatatcaacttaaaactacttttaaattttttctatctATGTttctattatatcatttaatttgaaaataattgttaatatttgaactattaacataataatttcaacaacttaataatattctgaataagAACGCACTAACGCAGCAGCTAATAAAAGATTAggaaatgcattttaaaatctaaattaataaattactatgttCTCTACGCTTAATTTCCATTggaaaaagttttttaattgtttattcgaCACATTtgtgcatatataatatgcattttaagaaaattactttactaattgtataacaatttggaattgacttttattatttcactattaaaatgtacagaAAAATTCAATTTCATTATGAATTTATCTTTTGTatctaatgataattattaaatacatatacacaatatacatacacatgtcaatgtcatacataaatataaatactgattgaattttttttaatataaatactgattaaattgttttttaatataaatttttgataGTCACATTCCTACGGTGACAAgataatagatacctatacggctataataCCATGTTAAGTGAGAGAACGATCCTACGTATCCTCACGTGACATTTCGTCATAATCGAACCGGTCTCGTTGACAGGGTTTCGAGTGGGGATACGCAAGAACACTGATTTTCGTCGGGCAGCCGTATGTTCTCTCCCTGAACATCATAGTATAATGAACTGACTTTTGAATTTGAatgaaagaattaaaaaatcatttaaaatatttttaaatttaaaaatatattgtatacaatctatatatataatataatatactgagtgttttttttcagtatacattcattatttcttcaagtattgactttttttcaaaatattttgtatcatgcttttctcaaacatttcaaatttttttatttttttcgcccttttatttaattgtgaaaccactatcaacttttgattttcaaatggtaacctacagtatttaaaattataaaatgacataaaataatagtgctatttttttttttataaattttaacgttAGTGAGTTGCTCGAAGTTGCTCAAAGTTGGGTGGTTTGAGGTTTTTAGGTGCTCATCCTATAACGGTTACTACGGCTGTGAGGCGTTGTTATAACTACAAGTACAAAGTTCATCACTGCGTCGATAGTCGATAAcgagtttattacatatgaaaatgtataccttttattatctattatcgacgtattataaaaatcgaaaaccGCCAAACTTTGAAAAAAGCTATACCttgctaaaaaattaacgaaaaataataatttgaaaagcatgatacaaaatattttgaaaaaaattcaataattcacgaaataatgaatgtataaaagaatcaccctctATATAATAAGCAGGAATGTGTCACTGTGAATTGAATGTACTAAAAACGATCAAAATATGCaccttaaaaattccaaaaaatatctttactaaaaaaaatattgaaattaataattaaaaatgactatagaaaattaatcaatataaaattcttTATTTGTATACTTTCTTCTGGTTACGttcttattcaaaaatataatattatatgattattatctatatatattatttaaaatgaaattgttcgggctattatttaatatttttattattattaaaaattacataataaatccaATACGATTTAACCCATTTAAACAACTGTTCTTTAAATTATCCTGATATGAAAAAAAtggctttttaaattatttactatatcaaAACCGTTTAGAAATAGTGAGTACTGAGTGTCTGAGTAGTATAACACGTAAACGActcaaaacattatatatactcatagtcacagctataaaataaataattatatattacataatatcatattgttatgttaaaaatgaaataaatacatatatttttttatatcagatAGAGTGGTTTTAATAACAAAGTCTAAAACGCTCACATCAACAGTACTCGTAGTCGAACGCCAAGCAGATAACAACAATGAGCACAATGAAAAGAATGAATATTTAGCTGGCGGAGAACACAGCGGCATCGTGATCAGCAAAATTAGAAAATACggtaaatgtgtatatatatatatatatttagagagagatagaattaaaatatatataatataatatatataactatagtgCGTCACAATAGATATTCTAGACGAAACACCCGCAGATACATCGGTTCAGTTCTGCGTGTTTCTAGTAAATGGTCAAACGGGTTTACACACCAAAGAAAGACGTACCATAAGATTTTGGTGTAATGGAGATAAAACGGTGGACGCATTAGCAGTGGCATCTCAATTCTTTCAAGACTTAATATTACCAGATCAATTTCCtcttggtattttatttttatgattattactattaataatcctcaagtaaaaatttatttcatatagccacatattatatttttatatttatagattatgtaGGTTTTGTAAAaagattattaactttaatgcACAAAGGCTACAAATGTATCTCAAAACTTGAAATTGAATTAAAGCAGTTAGAAAGAACATCAATAAGACCTGTAGATCAAGGTacaattttcaacaataataattcatcaatttatattaataagtcaatctataaatgtttttatagtttcTGTTGAAAGCTCGACATTAAATTTGGATATATCACCAACTAAATTACGTGAATTGATCGAATCTTCATATCCTAACCCACTAACTATTGACGATATTAACaagtaaaacttattttttatttattagattgttATCGTTTAACTATAGATTctgtaattcttatttttatcaagAAAACACGGATGGAAGAACTCAGACATAAAggaaaatttagaaaaactaCAACAGTCTGGAATTGTTAAGCCTGTCGATGGCGGTTACACAAGAGTCGTCCTTCATGACAAAGTACGATACctatcgtatatataataaaatataataaattaatttttttctaatttttaatattattttggaatactttataaaatggtcacttatttatttaagattgtAGAACAAATtcctattattcaatataatcgGCAACCAACTGTGGCCATTATAACAGCAGAGTATTGCGAAAAAGTAGCTGTTGATATTTTGATCGAAAACAAAGAAACATTTGTACGATACACCACTGTTGGTAAGAAcacataacattaaattttatattttaaatgtatctttTGCCAAgtctatacaaattatatgacCGCGACTAATGAAAGTTTAGGTAAGTACTACTGACTACTAAGTACCTATGCACTGAACACTGAAGGTAATATCAaggtttaacaataaattatcgttATGAATGTGTGTTaattttcagtgttttataaatacaagGTTAAACTGTTTACAAATTAGTATTCTCGTATTGAATACCTAAATATTCCAAGCCTCGCCCATaagttttcagaaaaatgaaaataaaagcaTATCtagctatatataaatatatattttaaaaaaactgatataataattaatatgtattgtaatgtAAACTAAAATTGTACTGTACttctaaaaagttttttttattaatattttaagtattaaacagTATTATCCTCTCTATAAGGCtagctattttaaatattattagcattTACTGTACCTACGGGTTATGATTAGTAGCGTAGCCATGGAGTTATTAGGGAGTCAGAAACGACAGAAATTGAGAACCCTACCCCCGAGttacgatatatattatgttatgttgaaacaataaaaataatatctaatgtatGAAGTAAAGATTCactattaaataagtttaaattttcttgttttttaggAGAATCAAATGTTTATACGATAGGAAAAATGGGAAACCACAGTGTAGTTTGTACCAAACTTCCTGCATTGGGATCAAGCAGAGAAGCTACAATAGCAGCCGGAAATGCAATAACTCGCTTAttaggttattattttaatttccatcTTAACACTTTAATgtcattaaacaaaaatattttatagggaCATTTCAAAAAGTTGAACATGTTTTTGTTTGTGGTGCTGGTGGTGGTGTACCACATTATACAAGTTATGACAAACATGTAAAACTAGGAGACGTAGTTGTTTCTCATTGTGGAAACAACCAAAagtaacaaaacaatattacactGTGACCGCACATAAAAATCaacctaataattttattatttattagagctGTTTATACATACTGCAAAAATGTCTCAAATGAAAATGGAAACATGAAATTCCATTGTCATCAAtataatccaaaaatatttgatatacaaATAGCTGCAATGAAATTACAAACAGAAGTAAgaaagatttaattatttaaattgagtaTAATTTCACACGTACAAAAGTTTATTCAACAGGTAAAATCAATTGACAAAAAGCCTTTATGGGATATATATTTAAGCGAAGCTTTGAATAagatagaaaaacaaaaaactgaTAATGAATCTGATTTTAAACGACCACCGGCTGATTCTGACAAACTTCAAATGTATATTGGTGGAACagaattaattgaaattactCATCCCATTTGTAATGATAAGGACAATGATTTGTATgttcgataataattattatttaagttattttttaactgttatctgatgtttataattttagaggTACAAGAATACATGTAGGTCCTATTGGCGGTGGTCAAAGTGTTATATCAAATGCGTTTACAAGACAAAAATTTACTACCGAGTACAAATTGCTGGCTATGGATTCAGAATTTGACTCTGTAATGGGATCCTTAATGGGAAACTATTGTCATTCTTATGCTATTGTTAGAGGCATTTCAGACTATAAAGATGGATCGGTAAAAAACGAATGGCAACCTTATGCCTCCTTAGCTGCAGCATCTGTCATTAA is a genomic window of Rhopalosiphum padi isolate XX-2018 chromosome 4, ASM2088224v1, whole genome shotgun sequence containing:
- the LOC132928233 gene encoding uncharacterized protein LOC132928233 isoform X2, which codes for MTNQDRVVLITKSKTLTSTVLVVERQADNNNEHNEKNEYLAGGEHSGIVISKIRKYDILDETPADTSVQFCVFLVNGQTGLHTKERRTIRFWCNGDKTVDALAVASQFFQDLILPDQFPLDYVGFVKRLLTLMHKGYKCISKLEIELKQLERTSIRPVDQVSVESSTLNLDISPTKLRELIESSYPNPLTIDDINKKHGWKNSDIKENLEKLQQSGIVKPVDGGYTRVVLHDKIVEQIPIIQYNRQPTVAIITAEYCEKVAVDILIENKETFVRYTTVGESNVYTIGKMGNHSVVCTKLPALGSSREATIAAGNAITRLLGTFQKVEHVFVCGAGGGVPHYTSYDKHVKLGDVVVSHCGNNQKAVYTYCKNVSNENGNMKFHCHQYNPKIFDIQIAAMKLQTEVKSIDKKPLWDIYLSEALNKIEKQKTDNESDFKRPPADSDKLQMYIGGTELIEITHPICNDKDNDLGTRIHVGPIGGGQSVISNAFTRQKFTTEYKLLAMDSEFDSVMGSLMGNYCHSYAIVRGISDYKDGSVKNEWQPYASLAAASVIKAILSIINV
- the LOC132928233 gene encoding uncharacterized protein LOC132928233 isoform X1; its protein translation is MTNQDRVVLITKSKTLTSTVLVVERQADNNNEHNEKNEYLAGGEHSGIVISKIRKYDILDETPADTSVQFCVFLVNGQTGLHTKERRTIRFWCNGDKTVDALAVASQFFQDLILPDQFPLDYVGFVKRLLTLMHKGYKCISKLEIELKQLERTSIRPVDQVSVESSTLNLDISPTKLRELIESSYPNPLTIDDINKKHGWKNSDIKENLEKLQQSGIVKPVDGGYTRVVLHDKIVEQIPIIQYNRQPTVAIITAEYCEKVAVDILIENKETFVRYTTVGESNVYTIGKMGNHSVVCTKLPALGSSREATIAAGNAITRLLGTFQKVEHVFVCGAGGGVPHYTSYDKHVKLGDVVVSHCGNNQKAVYTYCKNVSNENGNMKFHCHQYNPKIFDIQIAAMKLQTEFIQQVKSIDKKPLWDIYLSEALNKIEKQKTDNESDFKRPPADSDKLQMYIGGTELIEITHPICNDKDNDLGTRIHVGPIGGGQSVISNAFTRQKFTTEYKLLAMDSEFDSVMGSLMGNYCHSYAIVRGISDYKDGSVKNEWQPYASLAAASVIKAILSIINV